The nucleotide window CATTTCCTAAATTTTTGTGAGCGAGTTGCTAAACACATGAAAACCTTGGACATCACCGTGGTGGGAGCATTTGCCCCAGGCAACTTGGTAAATGCTACAAACTGGACTTCTTTCCCCCGGGAGAGTGGTTCACCAGCACACTATTGCCCTGAAATCTTACTCGTCAGAAGTGGATGACAGGGCCACTCCTAGCTAAGGGAGTCTTGGAAAGTGAGTGTCTGTCCTTCTCGGCCTCCCTCAAGGGAGGTGGGCTTTGCTGGCAAGCAAGAAAGGGAGAGTCGGGAAAGCAAATACTGCTGTTTGCCACTAATGGCTCCCTGTGGTAGGCACTTTCTGTCGTCACCTGAAGGGATGCCTTTTGAATGTCTTTAATTGCCCCAGAGAACAGAGTGCTGTGGGCTCAGTGCTAGGATGGACTGAGCTCTAGCAGCTGGCATAGTAAGTATAGGGAGGCGTGGGGAACGAGGGCAGGATTTCTAAACCGTCCAATGGGCCTGAAAAGGACGTGGCCCCAGTAGCTTCCTGTAACCACAACCGGGAGCTGCCTTGACACAGAGACTGGAAACAGCCAGTGGACATGAGGCTCAGGATGGGATGCTGATGGCGAGGGAGGCGCCCTGAGGAGCTACAGCAGGGCCCAGGGGCTTAGAAGGTAGTAGAAGTGTTTGCTGAAGATGAGCCAATGAAGGAAGGCCTGCCGTCCTTGGACAAATACTCCTTGCTGATGAGCCCGTGAACGGCCATGATCTTGAGGAGTCCGTGGCGAAACTTCTGGCCGATGAAGGCGTAGATGAAGGGATTGAGGCAGCTGTGGAGGAAGCCCAGAATCTCGGTGGCATCCAGGGCCCGGCCGATGTCGTTGCGGCGCTCGCACGTCTCCTCGATCACCCGGAGCCTCATGAGAGTGTCTGCGACCAGGACCAGGTTGTAGGGCAGCCAGCAGAGCAGGAAGACGAGCACGACGGCGAAGATGACCCTCATGGCCCGGTGCTTCTGCCCCATGTGGGCCTGGAACAGCGTACGCAGGGTGAGCCCGTAGCAGAACAGCATGACCGCCAAGGGCACGAGGAAGCCGAAGGTCTGGGGCAGGGCCCGCATCACTATCCGCAGTCTCGTCGTGTTGGCGCCCATGTCCTCGTAGCAGACCGGGCTGGAGTAGGGGGGATTGATGGCCCTGCGGAAGACGAAGATGGGCAGGGACAGGATCAGGGACAGCGCCCAGATGCCCAAGCATATGAACTTGACCCAGTGCCGCTTCTGGGTCAGCGTGCGTGTGGCATGGACAATGGCCAGGTAGCGGTCCATGCTGATGCAGGCCAGCAGTAGGATGCCACTGTAGAAGTTGACTTCCTTCAGGAGAGAGACCACCTTGCACAGGGGTGTGCCAAAGATCCAGCCTTTCGCCTTGGAGGCAGCCCAGATAGGCAAGGTCAGGGCGAAGAGCAGGTCGGCTATGGCCAAGTTCAGCAGGTAGACGTCGGTGACTGAGCGGCTGAGCCGACTGTATAGGACAACAAGTATCACTAGGGAGTTTCCCAGCAGGCTCAGCACGAAGACCAGGGAGTAGATGACCACCACTGCATACTTGTTGAGTGTCTCAGTGTCTATCCTACAAGGACTATATATTTCTGTGGGTGGCGTGCCACTGAAATTTCCAAAATCATCATACCACTCATCCGTGTCATTCCATACATTTTCCATTAAGAAAATCATGGTTCAACCTAGTTGAAagattcaaaagaaagaaatgtgatgTAGTAACTCAGATTGAAGTCCCTCATCAAGGATGTGTGAATAGTTATCAGGATAGCTTTTGCTTCTCTGTTAGTTTGGCAACAGGagagcccttcctcctcctctattTTGAACTTCGTTAGAGGTCAATTTCATAGCATCATCACTGGAGAGGAGTCCCCACCCTTGTTCCCCCTAAACATCCACAGAACCATCAGCAGTGTTCAAATATCTTCCCAAATTGTGAAAGATGTTGCTGAAGCAAAATCACACCAGAAGACCAACATGTAAATCCAACAAAAATTCATCTGCTGGGAAGGAAGGGGTGCTGCCATTTCTACCCACATCACTGCTAAGGTGGGTCCCCCAAAACTCCCAAGATCTCCAGAAAACAGTCTGAAGACCTTTGGAAAGTTACCAATCCTGGGTATCCAGTCCTCACTCTATGCTGTTTTATCAATAATAAGTTGCGTGACCTTGAGAGGGTTGTTTTACCTTTAcagatttctgttttctcctctgggACTGGAGGGAGGCAGAGTATATGACCCCTGAGTCCCCTGCAGGCCTGAGGCTCTCTGAGCTCATTCCGATCCAGACATTCTAGTATGTTCTCTGCCTGCCGATACTGCATTTTTCCAGAAGACAGCATTTGAAGGCAAAACAATAAACATTAGACTGGGAAAATGCAAGCCtcttccccccccaaaaaaaagggaGAGGTGTGAAAGGAGGAAGTGACAAGACTGTGGCCCCCTTGTTACCAACCACAGCCCTGTATGAGATCGGAATTGAATAGATGGTCAtaagggaggaggcaggaagccaAGGGAGTCTTCAGGTCCcagagaaatggatgcattttctttcttttttaaaagatttttatttatttatttgacagagattacaagtaggcagagagccaggcagagagagagaggaggaagcagactccccactgagcagagagcctgatcatgacctgagccgaaggcagaggctttaacccactgagccacctaggcgccccttggATGCATTTTCTAAAACACAGTCAAACCAAGTCTCCCTCCCCAAAGAAAGTCCTGGCAACAGAGGTGGCTTCCTACCTGAGGCACCGGCCAGGTGTGTCCAACTGTACAAGGCTGGAGCTCAGAGACCAGAGGGACTTAACAGTCAGAGGAAACTTGATGAATAAAGGGAAATAGGGAAGCTTCATCACCGCACACCTTCTGAGCCCTGCCCATGTCCATATTTGGAGGACAGATTGAAGTCAAGGCTCCGTGGGGCTTCGGAGATTCCCAGCACCCAGATGTTTAAGCAGGGCTACCAGACATGAAGATGAAGTTAAGGCTCCACTATCTGAATTCTCCACATGGATgactacttttgttttctttttcttgcactCGTGTCCACTTGTTTATCCCTTAAATTCCCTTGGTCACCTTTGAATGCTTCCGACTTGCTTGGACATGAATAAAGGGGAGAGGATTTTACTTTTGACAGTAGAGACTTCAGAAGAAGTCCACTGTAGACAGTCCTGGTaggagccccctcccccaccttagGAGGGAGtgggccccccccaccccacacgtTATTGTGGGAAGGAGGTGGAGGGCTGTCCTTGAGCTGCGTTTGGACAACAAGCACACAATTTTTACTTCTCCTGTAGGCTTCTTTGGGGTGGCCCCCGGGAGTGCTGGAGACAGTCatgagatcagagggagaagtaaaccGCCACCCACCCACCCCGATACACCATCACAACCATTCTCAACAACTGGTTGATTAGAATGGCCTGAAGCTGGG belongs to Meles meles chromosome 9, mMelMel3.1 paternal haplotype, whole genome shotgun sequence and includes:
- the LOC123950917 gene encoding C-X-C chemokine receptor type 2-like; translated protein: MIFLMENVWNDTDEWYDDFGNFSGTPPTEIYSPCRIDTETLNKYAVVVIYSLVFVLSLLGNSLVILVVLYSRLSRSVTDVYLLNLAIADLLFALTLPIWAASKAKGWIFGTPLCKVVSLLKEVNFYSGILLLACISMDRYLAIVHATRTLTQKRHWVKFICLGIWALSLILSLPIFVFRRAINPPYSSPVCYEDMGANTTRLRIVMRALPQTFGFLVPLAVMLFCYGLTLRTLFQAHMGQKHRAMRVIFAVVLVFLLCWLPYNLVLVADTLMRLRVIEETCERRNDIGRALDATEILGFLHSCLNPFIYAFIGQKFRHGLLKIMAVHGLISKEYLSKDGRPSFIGSSSANTSTTF